A genomic segment from Stenotrophomonas maltophilia encodes:
- a CDS encoding c-type cytochrome, with product MRASRLLTAVAVALLATACQRPPAVPATPEQAQQQAMQRAFELCAGCHTVQPGGIHRFGPNLHGVIGRRAGSLPDYGYSDGMRRADITWTAQTLDAFLQSPTHVVPGTRMYNAFPSAERRALVIAYLQQQSAQ from the coding sequence ATGCGTGCCTCCCGCCTGCTCACCGCCGTTGCCGTGGCCCTGCTTGCCACGGCCTGCCAGCGCCCGCCTGCGGTGCCGGCCACGCCCGAACAGGCGCAGCAGCAGGCCATGCAGCGCGCGTTCGAGCTGTGCGCCGGCTGCCACACCGTGCAGCCCGGCGGCATCCACCGCTTCGGGCCGAACCTGCACGGCGTGATCGGCCGTCGCGCCGGCAGCCTGCCCGACTACGGCTATTCCGACGGCATGCGCCGCGCCGACATCACCTGGACCGCGCAGACCCTGGATGCGTTCCTGCAGTCGCCCACCCATGTGGTGCCCGGCACGCGCATGTACAACGCCTTCCCCAGCGCCGAACGCCGCGCCCTGGTGATCGCCTACCTGCAGCAGCAGTCGGCTCAGTGA
- a CDS encoding electron transfer flavoprotein-ubiquinone oxidoreductase, which yields MSAEANALPPREVMEFDVVIVGAGPAGLATAIRLRQRAIEAGRELSVCVLEKGSEPGAHVLSGAVMDPRALTELFPDWAERGAPLKQKVTRDEFLFLSETGSRSTPHALLPECFHNEGNYIISLGEVTRWLAQQAEALEVAIFPGFAAAEVLYGDNGEVIGVATGDMGIEKDGSIGPAFERGMALQAKYTIFAEGARGHLGRQLISRFKLDEGKDPQAYGIGIKELWQIDPAKHEPGLVVHAAGWPLDSDTYGGAFLYHADGGKVAIGYVVGLDYRNPWLSPFEEFQRFKTHPDIRKHLEGGTRIGYGARAITAGGLLSLPKTVFPGGALVGCEAGYLNASRIKGSHAAIKTGMLCADAAFDALAADRQHDELSAYPKAFEASWLFTELQQAKNFKQWFKKGQTVATLMTGVEQWLLPKLGVRNPPWNLHRTLPDHACLEPAAKHTRITYPKPDGVLTFDRLSSVFLSSTNHDENQPSHLTLKDPSIPVKVNLAEYAGPEARYCPAGVYEFVGEADNARLQINAQNCVHCKTCDIKDPTQNIVWVTPQGGGGPNYSGM from the coding sequence ATGAGCGCTGAAGCCAACGCCCTGCCCCCGCGTGAAGTAATGGAGTTCGACGTGGTGATCGTCGGCGCCGGCCCCGCCGGCCTGGCCACTGCGATCCGCCTGCGCCAGCGCGCGATCGAGGCCGGCCGTGAACTGTCGGTCTGCGTGCTGGAAAAGGGCTCCGAACCGGGCGCGCACGTGCTGTCCGGCGCGGTGATGGACCCGCGCGCACTGACCGAATTGTTCCCGGACTGGGCCGAGCGCGGCGCGCCGCTGAAGCAGAAGGTCACCCGCGACGAATTCCTGTTCCTCAGCGAGACCGGTTCGCGCAGCACCCCCCACGCGCTGCTGCCGGAGTGCTTCCACAACGAAGGCAACTACATCATCAGCCTGGGCGAAGTGACCCGCTGGCTGGCGCAGCAGGCCGAGGCGCTGGAAGTGGCGATCTTCCCGGGCTTCGCCGCCGCCGAGGTGCTGTACGGCGACAACGGTGAAGTGATCGGCGTGGCCACCGGCGACATGGGCATCGAAAAGGACGGCAGCATCGGCCCGGCCTTCGAGCGCGGCATGGCCTTGCAGGCCAAGTACACGATCTTCGCCGAAGGCGCGCGTGGGCATCTCGGTCGCCAGCTGATCAGCCGTTTCAAGCTGGATGAAGGCAAGGATCCGCAGGCCTACGGCATCGGCATCAAGGAACTGTGGCAGATCGACCCGGCCAAGCATGAGCCGGGCCTGGTGGTGCACGCCGCCGGCTGGCCGCTGGACAGCGACACCTATGGCGGCGCGTTCCTGTACCACGCTGACGGCGGCAAGGTTGCCATCGGCTACGTGGTCGGCCTGGACTACAGGAACCCGTGGCTGAGCCCGTTCGAGGAGTTCCAGCGCTTCAAGACCCATCCGGACATCCGCAAGCACCTGGAAGGCGGCACCCGCATCGGCTACGGCGCGCGTGCGATCACCGCCGGCGGCCTGCTGTCGCTGCCCAAGACCGTGTTCCCCGGTGGCGCGCTGGTCGGCTGCGAGGCCGGCTACCTCAACGCCAGCCGCATCAAGGGCAGCCATGCCGCGATCAAGACCGGCATGCTGTGCGCCGATGCCGCGTTCGATGCACTGGCTGCCGACCGCCAGCACGATGAACTGAGCGCCTACCCGAAGGCCTTCGAAGCCAGCTGGCTGTTCACCGAGCTGCAGCAGGCCAAGAACTTCAAGCAGTGGTTCAAGAAGGGCCAGACCGTGGCCACGCTGATGACCGGCGTGGAGCAGTGGCTGCTGCCGAAGCTGGGCGTGCGCAACCCACCGTGGAACCTGCACCGCACGCTGCCGGACCATGCCTGCCTGGAACCGGCGGCCAAGCACACCCGCATCACCTACCCGAAGCCGGATGGTGTGCTGACCTTCGACCGTCTCAGCTCGGTGTTCCTCAGCAGCACCAACCACGACGAGAACCAGCCCAGCCACCTGACGCTGAAGGACCCGAGCATTCCGGTGAAGGTGAACCTGGCCGAGTACGCCGGTCCTGAAGCACGCTACTGCCCGGCCGGCGTCTACGAATTCGTCGGCGAAGCCGACAACGCGCGCCTGCAGATCAACGCGCAGAACTGCGTGCACTGCAAGACCTGCGACATCAAGGACCCGACCCAGAACATCGTCTGGGTGACCCCGCAGGGCGGCGGCGGCCCGAACTACTCGGGCATGTGA
- a CDS encoding acyl-CoA dehydrogenase family protein: MALHPYDLFDVGSLLNEEERAVQESVARFTNERVLPIIGDAFDQARFPAELVPEIASLGLLGATLPAEYGGGDLGAVSYGLICQELERGDSGLRSFVSVQSSLCMYPIYAYGSEEQRQQWLPAMARGELIGCFGLTEAHGGSDPASMKTRAVRDGSDWRISGSKMWITSGPVADLAIVWAQTEDGIQGFVLEKGMAGFTTQEIKHKMSLRASLTGALFFDDVRVPDSHRLPNVKGLKGPLGCLTQARYGISWGPIGAAIACLDEALGYAKERVLFGRPLAATQSAQIKLAEMARRITTAQLLALQLGRLKEAGQLQPQQVSLAKWNNCRMAIDIARECRDLLGGAGITTEHVAIRHALNLESVITYEGTETVHQLVIGRELTGINAF; the protein is encoded by the coding sequence ATGGCTTTGCATCCGTACGATCTGTTCGATGTCGGTTCCCTGCTCAACGAGGAAGAGCGCGCGGTGCAGGAGAGCGTCGCCCGCTTCACCAATGAACGCGTCCTGCCGATCATTGGCGATGCCTTCGACCAGGCCCGTTTCCCCGCCGAACTGGTGCCGGAGATCGCGTCTCTGGGCCTGCTCGGTGCGACCCTGCCGGCCGAGTACGGCGGCGGCGACCTGGGTGCGGTCAGCTATGGCCTTATCTGCCAGGAGCTGGAGCGCGGCGATTCAGGCCTGCGCAGCTTCGTCTCGGTGCAGAGCTCGCTGTGCATGTACCCGATCTACGCTTACGGCAGTGAGGAGCAGCGGCAGCAGTGGCTGCCGGCGATGGCACGCGGCGAGCTGATCGGCTGTTTCGGCCTGACCGAGGCGCATGGCGGTTCCGATCCGGCCAGCATGAAGACCCGCGCGGTGCGGGACGGCAGCGACTGGCGCATCAGCGGCAGCAAGATGTGGATCACCAGCGGCCCGGTGGCCGACCTGGCCATCGTCTGGGCGCAGACCGAGGACGGCATCCAGGGCTTCGTGCTGGAGAAGGGCATGGCCGGCTTCACCACGCAGGAAATCAAGCACAAGATGAGCCTGCGCGCGTCGCTGACCGGAGCGCTGTTCTTTGACGACGTGCGTGTGCCCGACAGCCACCGCCTGCCGAACGTGAAGGGCCTGAAGGGGCCACTGGGCTGCCTGACCCAGGCCCGCTATGGCATCAGCTGGGGGCCGATCGGTGCGGCGATTGCCTGCCTGGATGAAGCACTGGGTTATGCCAAGGAGCGCGTGCTGTTCGGTCGCCCGCTGGCGGCCACGCAGAGCGCGCAGATCAAGCTGGCCGAGATGGCCCGCCGCATCACCACCGCGCAGCTGCTGGCACTGCAGCTGGGCCGCCTGAAGGAAGCCGGCCAGTTGCAGCCGCAGCAGGTCAGCCTGGCCAAGTGGAACAACTGCCGCATGGCCATCGACATCGCCCGCGAGTGTCGCGATCTGCTGGGCGGCGCCGGCATCACCACCGAACACGTGGCGATCCGGCATGCACTGAACCTGGAATCGGTGATCACCTATGAAGGCACCGAGACCGTGCACCAGCTGGTGATCGGCCGCGAACTGACCGGCATCAACGCGTTCTAA
- a CDS encoding tRNA (cytidine(34)-2'-O)-methyltransferase produces MNAAPQFHVILFQPEIPPNTGNVIRLCANTGAQLHLVEPLGFALEDKQLKRAGLDYHEYSRLQVHPDLDTALARIAAKRLFALSTRASVRYDSVAFEDGDAFLFGPESRGLPQDVLDALPDGRRLRLPMRPDNRSLNLSNTVAVVMYEAWRQHGFAGGA; encoded by the coding sequence ATGAATGCCGCGCCCCAGTTCCACGTGATCCTGTTCCAACCGGAAATCCCGCCCAACACGGGCAATGTGATCCGGCTCTGCGCCAACACCGGCGCGCAGCTGCACCTGGTCGAGCCGCTCGGCTTCGCACTGGAAGACAAGCAGCTCAAGCGCGCCGGCCTGGATTACCACGAGTACTCGCGCCTGCAGGTGCACCCCGACCTGGACACCGCGTTGGCGCGGATCGCAGCGAAGCGGTTGTTCGCCCTGAGTACGCGCGCCAGCGTCCGCTATGACAGCGTGGCCTTTGAAGACGGTGATGCGTTCCTGTTCGGCCCGGAAAGCCGCGGCCTGCCGCAGGACGTGCTCGATGCATTGCCCGATGGCCGTCGCCTGCGCCTGCCGATGCGGCCGGACAACCGCAGCCTCAACCTTTCCAACACCGTTGCCGTGGTGATGTACGAAGCGTGGCGGCAGCACGGGTTTGCTGGCGGCGCGTAG
- a CDS encoding M16 family metallopeptidase, with product MSLALRPRAALLAVALSTALGTLAPTSALAAKPAAPAKVDIPYEQFTLPNGLRVIVHTDRKAPIVAVNVWYHVGSKDEPAGRTGFAHLFEHLMFQGSENHDGEFFEPFKQVGATNQNGTTNTDRTNYFENVPTTALDMALWMESDRMGHLVGAIDQAALDEQRGVVQNEKRQGENQPYGQAWDQLNKAMYPAGHPYHHGVIGSMNDLNAASLDDVKTWFRTWYGPNNAVLVLAGDIDLATAKEKVGKYFGSIPAGPTMAQPAVNVAKRSADTRETMTDKVPQARIYRAWNVPQVGTTEVDQLQLFAQVLGGAKSSRLSQRLQHQDKLVDSIASGLSTSQLGSNFVIMATVKQGQDPAKVEKIIDEELDRLIKQGPTAAELERAKTGARAGFIRGIERIGGFGGKADALAECAVFTGDPGCFRTSLANIEKASAADLSRLGAQWLDKGSHTLVIAPGERVALKEDPSQAPKPFNVPAVDPKYSTLPEQVDRKAGVPQTREFPQLKFPALQRATLKNGTQVILAERHEIPVVQFSYQFPGGFSADQGRKPGTANFTMSLMTEGAGKLGSLAFADAADALGASLDASAGLDSMSVDLSALKENLAPSLALYRDLLREPRFEQGEIDRVKATWIAGIQQEKVNPGAVAMRVLPPLLYGKGHPYAIPFTGSGDEAAINGLTREDLVDFHHDWLRPQNGTLIVVGDTTLAEIVPLLDKQLADWKASGDAPQVKAATDVALPKGPRVFLIDQPGAVQANLFAGQVVAPSSASSSTRFDIANGVIGGDFTSRLNMNLREDKHWSYGARSSAINSVGQRPWMASAPVQIDKTGPAMAEMRKEIAAFADGSKPATAAEVNRIRNIQTLSLPGAYETASAVAATIGSIVQFKRPDDYVLRRKAEIEAMTPAQVQQAATEIKPQALTWVVVGDLKQTEAAVRALNLGEVTVIDAEGNPVKK from the coding sequence ATGTCTCTCGCCCTTCGCCCGCGCGCTGCACTGCTGGCCGTCGCCCTCAGCACCGCCCTGGGTACGCTTGCGCCCACCTCTGCGCTTGCCGCCAAGCCGGCGGCACCGGCCAAGGTCGATATCCCGTACGAGCAGTTCACCCTGCCCAACGGCCTGCGCGTGATCGTGCATACCGATCGCAAGGCGCCGATCGTCGCGGTCAATGTCTGGTACCACGTGGGCAGCAAGGACGAGCCGGCGGGCCGTACCGGCTTCGCGCACCTGTTTGAACACCTGATGTTCCAGGGCAGCGAAAACCACGACGGCGAATTCTTCGAACCGTTCAAGCAGGTCGGTGCCACCAACCAGAACGGCACCACCAACACCGATCGCACCAACTATTTCGAGAACGTGCCGACCACTGCGCTGGACATGGCGCTGTGGATGGAATCGGACCGCATGGGCCATCTGGTCGGTGCGATTGACCAGGCCGCGCTGGACGAGCAGCGTGGGGTGGTGCAGAACGAGAAGCGCCAGGGCGAGAACCAGCCCTACGGCCAGGCCTGGGACCAGCTCAACAAGGCGATGTATCCGGCCGGACACCCGTACCACCACGGCGTGATCGGTTCGATGAACGATCTCAACGCTGCTTCGCTGGATGACGTGAAGACCTGGTTCCGCACCTGGTACGGCCCGAACAATGCAGTGCTGGTGCTGGCCGGCGACATCGACCTGGCCACCGCCAAGGAAAAGGTCGGCAAGTACTTCGGCAGCATCCCGGCCGGCCCGACCATGGCGCAGCCGGCCGTGAACGTGGCCAAGCGCAGCGCCGACACCCGCGAGACGATGACCGACAAGGTGCCGCAGGCGCGCATCTACCGCGCCTGGAACGTGCCGCAGGTCGGCACCACCGAGGTCGATCAGCTGCAGCTGTTCGCGCAGGTGCTGGGCGGTGCCAAGTCCTCGCGCCTGAGCCAGCGCCTGCAGCACCAGGACAAGCTGGTGGACAGCATCGCGTCGGGCCTGTCGACCTCGCAGCTGGGTTCGAACTTCGTGATCATGGCGACGGTCAAGCAGGGCCAGGACCCGGCCAAGGTCGAGAAGATCATCGACGAGGAACTGGACCGGCTGATCAAGCAGGGCCCGACCGCGGCCGAGCTGGAGCGCGCGAAGACCGGTGCCCGCGCCGGTTTCATCCGCGGCATCGAGCGCATCGGTGGCTTCGGCGGCAAGGCCGACGCACTGGCCGAGTGCGCGGTGTTCACCGGCGACCCGGGCTGCTTCCGCACCTCGCTGGCCAACATCGAAAAGGCCAGTGCCGCTGATCTGAGCCGGCTCGGCGCGCAGTGGCTGGACAAGGGCAGCCACACCCTGGTGATCGCACCGGGTGAACGCGTGGCACTGAAGGAAGATCCCAGCCAGGCACCGAAGCCGTTCAATGTGCCGGCAGTGGACCCGAAGTACAGCACCCTGCCGGAGCAGGTCGACCGCAAGGCCGGCGTGCCGCAGACCCGCGAGTTCCCGCAGCTGAAGTTCCCGGCACTGCAGCGCGCCACGCTGAAGAACGGTACGCAGGTGATCCTGGCCGAGCGCCACGAGATCCCGGTGGTGCAGTTCAGCTACCAGTTCCCGGGCGGCTTCAGTGCCGACCAGGGCCGCAAGCCGGGCACTGCCAACTTCACCATGAGCCTGATGACCGAAGGCGCCGGCAAGCTGGGTTCGCTGGCCTTCGCCGATGCCGCTGACGCACTGGGCGCCAGCCTGGATGCCTCGGCCGGCCTGGATTCGATGAGCGTGGACCTGTCGGCGCTGAAGGAAAACCTGGCACCGTCGCTGGCGCTGTACCGCGACCTGCTGCGCGAACCGCGCTTCGAGCAGGGCGAGATCGACCGGGTCAAGGCGACCTGGATCGCCGGCATCCAGCAGGAGAAGGTCAACCCGGGTGCGGTGGCGATGCGCGTGCTGCCGCCGCTGCTGTACGGCAAGGGCCACCCGTATGCCATTCCGTTCACCGGTAGTGGTGACGAGGCGGCGATCAACGGCCTGACCCGCGAAGATCTGGTCGATTTCCACCACGACTGGCTGCGCCCGCAGAACGGCACCCTGATCGTGGTCGGTGACACCACCCTGGCCGAGATCGTGCCGCTGCTGGACAAGCAGCTGGCCGACTGGAAGGCCAGCGGCGATGCCCCGCAGGTGAAGGCGGCCACCGATGTCGCGCTGCCGAAGGGACCGCGCGTGTTCCTGATCGACCAGCCAGGCGCGGTGCAGGCCAATCTGTTCGCTGGCCAGGTGGTCGCGCCCTCCAGCGCATCCAGCTCGACCCGCTTCGACATCGCCAATGGCGTGATCGGCGGTGACTTCACCTCGCGCCTGAACATGAACCTGCGTGAGGACAAGCACTGGTCGTATGGTGCGCGCAGCAGCGCGATCAACTCGGTGGGCCAGCGCCCGTGGATGGCCAGTGCGCCGGTGCAGATCGACAAGACCGGCCCGGCGATGGCGGAAATGCGCAAGGAAATCGCCGCGTTCGCTGATGGCAGCAAGCCGGCCACCGCCGCCGAGGTCAACCGCATCCGCAACATCCAGACCCTGAGCTTGCCCGGTGCCTACGAGACCGCCAGTGCGGTGGCCGCGACCATCGGCTCGATCGTGCAGTTCAAGCGCCCGGACGACTACGTGCTGCGCCGTAAGGCCGAGATCGAGGCGATGACCCCGGCGCAGGTGCAGCAGGCCGCCACCGAGATCAAGCCGCAGGCCCTGACCTGGGTGGTGGTGGGTGACCTCAAGCAGACCGAAGCGGCCGTGCGTGCGCTGAACCTGGGCGAGGTGACGGTGATCGACGCCGAAGGCAACCCGGTCAAGAAGTAA
- a CDS encoding DUF4156 domain-containing protein → MRVLLLSSLLLTVTACTWVPIEPAGKATRVLPAGPVPAGCIAKGEVVVTVKSKVGFYNRNPLRVQEELETLARNEAPSAGANAVQAAAAPADGSQRFAAFQCPPR, encoded by the coding sequence ATGCGCGTTCTGCTGCTTTCTTCCCTGCTGCTCACCGTCACCGCCTGTACCTGGGTGCCGATCGAACCGGCCGGCAAGGCGACCCGCGTGCTGCCGGCAGGGCCGGTTCCGGCCGGCTGCATCGCCAAGGGCGAGGTGGTGGTGACCGTGAAGAGCAAGGTCGGCTTCTACAACCGCAACCCGCTGCGGGTGCAGGAAGAGCTGGAAACCCTGGCCCGCAACGAGGCCCCGAGCGCCGGCGCCAATGCCGTGCAGGCCGCCGCGGCCCCCGCAGATGGCAGCCAGCGTTTCGCCGCCTTCCAGTGCCCGCCGCGCTGA